The genome window CTCCTGGTAACTGTAATGCCCAGTGCAACCAATAAAACGATCCAAGTACGCTGGCCCGTTCACTGTCTTTCCACTCGAAATCTGtctgaaataacaataaaatcaatagTGGCCGTTATATACACACCAGCTGCGTCTCACGTGTGTGACAAACTGATCgtgaatattacttttttaacaaCGCTATCTTTTCCAACGGTCAAATTTAAACTGTCCGTCGAATTTCCACACATTAGTATACTCCGACCTTTGCTCTTCGCCGTGGTCATGTCGACTATGGCGATGTTGAGATTGATACGTATCATGTAGTTGCACGCGAACCCGGCGAACACCAG of Acyrthosiphon pisum isolate AL4f unplaced genomic scaffold, pea_aphid_22Mar2018_4r6ur Scaffold_18108;HRSCAF=18783, whole genome shotgun sequence contains these proteins:
- the LOC100575020 gene encoding vesicular glutamate transporter 1-like, coding for MIRINLNIAIVDMTTAKSKGRSILMCGNSTDSLNLTVGKDSVVKKTDFEWKDSERASVLGSFYWLHWALQLPGGLLARQFGAKRIFGLSNLFMFVMSLLMPVLARWDIKGLIVARVLQGFVGVSAAFRPFSFTY